In Mercenaria mercenaria strain notata chromosome 14, MADL_Memer_1, whole genome shotgun sequence, the following are encoded in one genomic region:
- the LOC123526174 gene encoding uncharacterized protein LOC123526174, translated as MVLNLCFLFILYVYIDKGFVAGEQQNNELHRMMERLEVLEKQQQDSLSKIKSLERTVRSQAKQIASQARDFKDFEFIVHRHRTRVQKAYERSRLNKNHIRYFREVLKAAGLLKKKKVGDKKSPHIAGDEHENESQNLLSVESNRPQATVATSNVNDRESIETDDRRHGTKHQRQARILRRTVVANERLAAGKRQGSEGIAFTVYLDHDVDFGAHQTIKFNQIITNEGNGYSPHSGVFTCPEGGMYMFSFFVGQNDETVPRGIVAELMVNSKNVLDAIVDSHSPGQDITGGNVAVIRLNQGDVVWVDSRFAGDHAEGSANLKLTSFSGVYLFP; from the exons atggTACTCAATTTAtgttttctattcattttatatgtatatattgataaGGGTTTTGTGGCTGGAGAACAACAAAATAATGAACTCCACAGGATGATGGAAAGACTGGAAGTTTTAGAGAAACAACAGCA AGACAGCctgtcaaaaataaaaagtttggAGCGCACAGTTAGATCTCAAGCCAAACAGATTGCATCACAAGCGCGTGACTTCAAAGATTTTGAATTTATAGTGCATAGGCACAGGACACGTGTACAAAAAGCCTACGAAAGGTCTCGACTAAATAAAAATCATATACGCTATTTTCGGGAGGTTTTAAAGGCCGCTGGattattaaagaaaaagaaagttgGTGACAAAAAATCTCCACACATAGCAGGTGATGAACATGAGAATGAAAGTCAGAATTTGCTCAGCGTCGAATCAAACCGACCACAAGCAACAGTTGCAACAAGCAATGTGAATGATCGGGAGTCGATAGAAACTGACGATAGGAGACACGGAACTAAACATCAAAGACAAGCTCGAATCTTAAGAAGGACCGTGGTAGCAAATGAAAGACTGGCTGCTGGAAAACGACAAG GTTCTGAGGGAATAGCATTTACTGTGTATTTGGATCATGATGTTGACTTCGGAGCTCACCAAACGATTAAGTTTAATCAA ATTATAACAAACGAGGGAAACGGTTACAGTCCGCATTCTGGTGTGTTCACGTGCCCTGAGGGTGGCATGTACATGTTCTCATTTTTCGTTGGTCAAAACGATGAGACTGTTCCAAGGGGAATAGTAGCTGAGTTGATGGTGAATAGCAAAAATGTTCTCGACGCCATTGTGGATTCTCATAGCCCAGGACAAGATATTACA GGTGGAAATGTAGCAGTGATTCGCTTGAACCAGGGTGATGTCGTTTGGGTTGATTCACGATTCGCCGGCGACCATGCAGAAGGAAGCGCGAACTTAAAACTAACTTCCTTCTCTGGTGTATATCTGTTCCCTTGA